Sequence from the Bryobacteraceae bacterium genome:
CGTGCCGCTCGATCGCCGACCGGAGCGCCCGCCCCAGCGGCATGCAATCGATGTCTTCCCGAATCAGGTACTCCTGCGCGCCGCGCCGCAACAGCCGCACGCCGAGCCGTTCCTCGGCCGATGAAACCAGCACGACAAACGGCGTCTCCGGAACAAGCGCCTGCAGCCGTGCGTAGGCTTCCTCGCACTCCCGGCCTTCCATGCTCACGAGCACGGCGTCGAAGGCGCCGCTTTCCACCACCGCCCGGGCCTCTTCGAAGTCGAGCGCGTACTCGCGCCCGAACGTGGCTACGAACGCCCCCTGCCCCCGCAGTTCCTCCAATTCGGTGAACGCCTCTTCGAGCAGCTGCACCTGCTCGAGATCGCTTTCCACCACCAGGACTCGCAACGCCGCATCGCTCAACACACGCACACCTCCGCATGTGTAGTGCGGCGGAAACCGGATAGTTCTCAGCCGACGAGATCGTATTGCTTGATTTTGCGGTAAAGGGTGGTCCGGCCGATCCGCAGCATGAACGCCGCCCGGCTGCGGTCGCCATGCGCCGCGTGCAGCGCTCGTTGAATGTGGATCTTCTCAACTTCCTCGAGCGGCAGAATCGCGCCGGCGTCTTCCGATTGCGGCGGGATGCGCGCGGTCGTCGACGTCTGGACGTGATGGCCGGTCCCCGAAGCCGAAGCCGAAGCCGTGGCATGCATCGCTTGCCCGCGCCGCGCGTGCAAGTAGTTCTGCACCGTCGTGGGCATGTCGGTCAGGTGTAGGCAGGGTCCGGTGTTGATCGCCACCATCTGCTGCACGCAGTTCTCGAGCTCGCGGACATTCCCAGGCCATTCATAGGCCACGAACGCGTCGATCACGTCTTCGCTGAGCCGGTGGCCACGTCCGTAGCGCGACAGGAAGTGCCCCGCCAGCACCGGGATGTCATCTTTGCGATCCCGCAGCGGCGCCAGCTTGATCGTCACTACGTTCAGCCGATAGTACAGGTCCCGCCGGAAGTTGCCCCGTTCCACTTCCTTCAGCAGGTCCCGGTTCGTGGCCGCCACCAGCCGGAAGTCCGAGCGCTTCGCCGACAACGATCCAACCGGCCGGAACTCCTTCTCTTGAAGGACGCGCAACAGCTTCGCCTGCAAATCGAGCGGCAGCTCACCGATCTCGTCGAAGAACGCCGTGCCCCCATTGGCCAGTTCGATCAGCCCCAGCTTCTGGCCCACCGCGCCCGTGAACGCGCCCCGCGCGTGCCCGAACAGTTCGCTTTCCAACAGAGGGCCCACCAGGCTCGAACAGTCGATCGTCACAAACGGACCCTCTGGAGCCGCCTGATAGATGCTCCGGGCGACCACTTCCTTCCCCGTTCCCGTCTCCCCCAAGATGAGAACAGGCCAGCGGCCGCGCGCCACTTTGTCCACATTCCGGAGGACTTGCTGAGTCCGGATCGAGTTGCCAACCATTAGTGGCTCGGAAGTCGCGCCAGTCATTCTCTCTGTTAGAACTCCTCCACAATCGTCACGAAGGCGGG
This genomic interval carries:
- a CDS encoding sigma 54-interacting transcriptional regulator, which gives rise to MTGATSEPLMVGNSIRTQQVLRNVDKVARGRWPVLILGETGTGKEVVARSIYQAAPEGPFVTIDCSSLVGPLLESELFGHARGAFTGAVGQKLGLIELANGGTAFFDEIGELPLDLQAKLLRVLQEKEFRPVGSLSAKRSDFRLVAATNRDLLKEVERGNFRRDLYYRLNVVTIKLAPLRDRKDDIPVLAGHFLSRYGRGHRLSEDVIDAFVAYEWPGNVRELENCVQQMVAINTGPCLHLTDMPTTVQNYLHARRGQAMHATASASASGTGHHVQTSTTARIPPQSEDAGAILPLEEVEKIHIQRALHAAHGDRSRAAFMLRIGRTTLYRKIKQYDLVG